The following proteins come from a genomic window of Saccharicrinis carchari:
- a CDS encoding FecR family protein, whose protein sequence is MNNEKIWKYINGELPEEEKASVLRWIKEKPERIAEYHRLKRDFSFSGSSDHITDESIARHYDTLLGRIQASGKKINGLFTELLKYAAVVALTFLTAYYIFSHSDQSSKDSSKVLLTQVETMAGQSSKVTLPDGTAVWLNSASSLTYAADFGQHGQREVTLQGEAFFDVTRDTLKPFKVSTSEMVVKVLGTSFNMEAYDGSDVVTTLVEGKVQINSPGGTKLSDLKPGEQITLSLATNKLEIKEVDTRYYASWKDGYIILNNVRLEDIAPKLERFYNVNMVLKNKRVKDIVINGRGLRNMPVDQLMRVLKMTYGLDYKIESSLEEITKITVY, encoded by the coding sequence ATGAACAACGAAAAAATTTGGAAGTATATTAATGGGGAGCTGCCCGAAGAGGAGAAGGCTTCCGTTTTGCGTTGGATAAAAGAAAAGCCCGAAAGAATCGCTGAATACCATCGCTTAAAAAGGGATTTTTCGTTTTCCGGCAGTTCCGACCATATCACCGACGAAAGTATTGCACGCCATTATGATACCTTACTGGGAAGGATACAGGCTTCGGGTAAAAAGATAAACGGCCTTTTTACAGAATTGTTAAAATATGCCGCAGTTGTTGCGCTTACATTTCTGACAGCTTATTATATTTTTTCCCATAGCGATCAATCTTCCAAAGATTCCTCTAAAGTGCTGTTAACCCAGGTGGAGACCATGGCGGGTCAATCGTCGAAAGTTACGCTGCCCGATGGAACTGCCGTATGGCTCAATAGTGCTTCCAGCTTGACTTATGCGGCAGATTTTGGGCAGCATGGGCAACGGGAAGTGACACTTCAGGGCGAAGCATTTTTTGATGTCACCCGCGATACCCTGAAACCATTTAAGGTATCAACGAGCGAGATGGTGGTTAAAGTGCTGGGCACCAGTTTTAACATGGAAGCCTACGATGGCAGCGATGTGGTGACCACCTTGGTGGAGGGCAAGGTGCAGATTAACAGCCCCGGAGGTACAAAGCTATCGGATTTAAAACCCGGGGAGCAAATTACCCTTTCGTTGGCCACAAATAAATTGGAGATAAAGGAGGTGGATACCCGATATTATGCCTCGTGGAAGGATGGCTACATCATACTTAACAATGTGCGGTTAGAGGATATTGCCCCTAAGTTAGAACGTTTTTACAATGTGAACATGGTGCTTAAAAACAAGCGCGTAAAAGATATTGTAATCAATGGGCGGGGATTGCGCAACATGCCGGTGGATCAGTTGATGCGGGTGCTGAAAATGACTTATGGCCTGGATTATAAGATAGAATCGAGTCTGGAAGAAATTACTAAAATAACTGTTTATTAA
- a CDS encoding SusC/RagA family TonB-linked outer membrane protein, with protein sequence MKNKWIFYLMEMSRVKMRKSSRVAFLLLLAGMLNVAAGTMALSQHFTVTMRDATIKEVLSAIESQSDVSFFYQDEAAVTKTRVSVDFKNAALKDILEQVFEGTSLTYKLTDKYVAIIDKAVADDQQQALRTVNGQVKGADGSPIPGVSVLVKGTALGTITDADGNFTLTGIPKDAVLQFSFIGMKSIEVSSTGQDTFDIVLQDEILGLGEVVVTALGMKKSEKALGYSVQKVEGDVLQVAPEANVLSNLTGKVAGLTIYNSTEFYRTPSISLRGESPLVVIDGVPVSTNFWNISPNDVQEMSVLKGATASALYGSKGAGGAIMITTKKGDGQKVSVTINSSTMFKAGYAVLPKPQTVYGTGDNGRYSYFDGAGGGVNDAGSYVYGPRLDERDAATASGWKELSQWDSPIHPDTGERIPTPWRSRGKDNLKNYLETGFITTNNISVTQSTDKGSFRVSMSHAYQKGQVPNTKLNNSTLNLGGTVKLLDKLSLESSFSYNKQFSPNLPSAGYSGSGYVYNLMVWSGVDYDIRDFRDYWLVEDVQQKFYQYTPWYNNPYFLAYENERGYYRDGGYGFASLNYTITDDLKLMGRTGINTNTTRENTKTPISMGQGLGNYSENTSYDFSVNADVLLTYDKKISDDLELNFLAGGTLNFNEYRSLSASTDGLNVPGFFSLSNSTNPVSASNYLSKKQVNSVFGKLSLGYMNGLYLDVTGRNDWSSSLPKETRSYFYPSVAFSGIVSEFIDMPDKVSLLKVRASWTLSKKDIGLYSLRPVYSISADAWDGQSTASYPGAIRGADVKPQETRTYELGTDLRFFNNRLNVDFSYYNTLRYNMVTNAPISDASGFTSKTINTDEEYEKKGFEVVLGGQPVKNDVLTWDTQFNWSTYRWYWSKVDPVFSPNTDWVHPGGRMDYYVNWDWARDPEGNVIHGSNGMPVWDSEQSVLGYTGEDFVWGWSNDVKYRDFNFAFSFDGRVGGILHSQTNQAMWNSGAHPESVNQYREAAVNGINSYVGDGVVVVSGEVIRDEQGNITSDTREFAPNQTKVNYITYMKTANPYIGSPTSQNLFDKTFVKLRELSLTYNLPTKIISRVGLSEANIGVVGRNLWLWTKEVDHVDPDSGSDNLSSASYRNIGFNLKLSF encoded by the coding sequence ATGAAAAACAAATGGATTTTCTATTTAATGGAAATGAGTCGCGTAAAAATGCGCAAGAGCTCAAGAGTCGCCTTTCTGCTGCTACTGGCCGGAATGCTCAACGTGGCTGCCGGTACTATGGCGCTAAGCCAGCATTTTACTGTTACCATGCGCGATGCCACCATAAAGGAAGTGCTAAGTGCTATTGAAAGCCAGTCGGATGTCTCTTTTTTTTACCAGGACGAAGCTGCTGTAACAAAAACGCGTGTAAGCGTTGATTTTAAGAATGCGGCACTCAAGGATATCCTCGAACAAGTTTTCGAGGGCACTTCACTCACCTATAAGTTAACGGACAAATATGTGGCCATTATCGATAAAGCGGTGGCCGACGATCAGCAGCAAGCATTGAGAACCGTGAACGGACAAGTAAAAGGTGCCGATGGATCACCCATTCCCGGCGTTTCCGTTTTGGTCAAAGGTACCGCCCTGGGTACCATCACCGATGCCGACGGTAACTTTACCCTGACGGGGATTCCAAAAGATGCCGTATTACAGTTTTCGTTTATAGGGATGAAATCGATTGAGGTGTCTTCCACCGGTCAAGATACCTTTGACATCGTGTTGCAGGACGAAATCCTTGGACTGGGCGAAGTGGTAGTTACCGCCCTGGGTATGAAGAAATCGGAGAAGGCCCTGGGTTATTCCGTTCAAAAAGTGGAAGGCGATGTGCTTCAGGTAGCCCCCGAGGCCAATGTGCTCAGCAACCTGACCGGTAAGGTGGCCGGCCTCACCATATATAACAGCACGGAGTTTTATCGTACACCCTCAATTAGTTTGCGGGGCGAATCACCCTTGGTAGTCATCGACGGTGTTCCCGTTTCCACCAACTTTTGGAATATCAGCCCCAACGACGTTCAGGAAATGAGCGTACTTAAGGGAGCCACGGCTTCTGCACTCTATGGCTCCAAAGGTGCGGGAGGTGCCATCATGATCACCACCAAAAAAGGGGATGGCCAAAAGGTAAGCGTAACCATAAACAGCAGTACCATGTTCAAAGCCGGTTATGCTGTTCTTCCTAAACCGCAAACGGTATATGGTACCGGCGACAATGGCCGTTACTCGTATTTCGATGGCGCTGGTGGCGGGGTAAACGATGCCGGATCCTATGTTTACGGCCCCCGCCTCGACGAACGCGATGCCGCTACCGCCAGCGGATGGAAGGAGCTTTCGCAATGGGATAGCCCTATCCATCCCGATACGGGTGAGCGCATCCCGACACCGTGGAGGTCCAGGGGTAAGGATAACCTGAAGAATTATTTGGAAACAGGCTTTATCACAACCAACAATATCAGCGTTACCCAAAGTACCGACAAAGGTAGTTTTAGGGTGTCGATGTCGCATGCCTACCAAAAAGGCCAGGTGCCTAACACAAAACTGAATAATTCCACACTCAACCTGGGCGGAACTGTTAAACTGTTAGACAAGTTGAGCCTGGAATCGTCATTTTCGTACAACAAGCAGTTTTCCCCCAATCTGCCTTCTGCAGGGTATAGCGGGAGCGGATATGTTTATAATTTGATGGTATGGTCAGGGGTTGATTACGACATTCGCGACTTCCGCGACTATTGGCTGGTAGAAGATGTGCAGCAAAAGTTTTATCAATATACGCCCTGGTACAACAACCCCTATTTTTTGGCCTACGAAAACGAACGGGGATATTATCGCGACGGAGGCTACGGCTTTGCTTCGCTTAATTATACCATCACCGACGATCTGAAACTAATGGGCCGCACCGGTATAAACACAAACACAACCCGCGAAAATACCAAAACACCCATCAGTATGGGGCAAGGGCTGGGTAATTACAGCGAAAATACCAGCTACGACTTTAGCGTTAATGCAGATGTGCTTTTAACTTACGACAAAAAGATAAGCGACGATTTAGAGCTTAACTTTCTGGCAGGAGGAACACTAAATTTTAACGAATACCGAAGCCTTTCAGCCTCTACGGACGGTTTAAACGTGCCCGGGTTCTTCTCTCTGTCCAACTCAACCAACCCGGTGAGCGCATCCAATTACCTGAGTAAAAAACAGGTGAACAGCGTATTCGGAAAATTAAGCCTTGGATACATGAATGGACTCTACTTAGATGTAACGGGCCGGAACGATTGGTCCTCGTCTCTACCTAAAGAAACACGCTCCTATTTTTACCCCTCGGTGGCTTTTAGCGGTATTGTTTCGGAGTTTATTGACATGCCCGATAAGGTATCGCTGCTAAAAGTAAGGGCTTCCTGGACCCTCTCTAAAAAAGACATTGGGCTTTATAGCCTGAGGCCGGTCTATTCTATAAGCGCCGATGCCTGGGACGGACAAAGTACAGCTTCCTACCCCGGAGCTATAAGGGGCGCCGATGTAAAGCCTCAGGAAACCCGGACTTACGAGTTGGGTACCGATCTGCGCTTCTTTAATAACAGATTGAATGTGGACTTTTCGTATTATAATACCTTGCGCTATAATATGGTGACCAATGCGCCCATCTCTGATGCTTCCGGATTTACCAGTAAAACCATCAATACCGACGAAGAATACGAGAAAAAAGGTTTTGAAGTAGTGCTGGGTGGTCAACCTGTCAAGAACGATGTACTTACGTGGGACACGCAGTTTAACTGGTCCACTTACCGATGGTACTGGAGTAAGGTAGATCCTGTTTTTTCGCCCAATACCGACTGGGTGCATCCCGGAGGCCGCATGGATTATTATGTGAATTGGGACTGGGCCCGCGATCCCGAAGGAAATGTGATTCACGGAAGCAACGGAATGCCCGTATGGGACAGTGAGCAGAGTGTGTTGGGATATACCGGCGAAGACTTTGTTTGGGGTTGGAGCAACGATGTAAAATACCGCGATTTTAATTTCGCCTTTTCGTTCGACGGCCGCGTGGGAGGTATTCTACACTCCCAGACCAACCAGGCCATGTGGAATTCCGGAGCGCATCCCGAGTCTGTAAACCAGTATCGCGAAGCAGCCGTAAACGGAATTAATTCATATGTTGGCGATGGTGTGGTTGTGGTGAGCGGCGAAGTAATACGCGATGAGCAGGGAAATATTACCAGCGATACCCGCGAGTTTGCACCCAATCAAACAAAGGTAAACTACATTACCTATATGAAAACCGCCAATCCGTACATTGGGAGTCCTACATCTCAAAACCTGTTCGACAAAACTTTTGTAAAGCTTCGCGAGCTGTCCTTAACCTATAATTTGCCCACAAAGATAATTAGCCGGGTAGGCTTATCCGAAGCAAATATTGGCGTGGTAGGACGAAACCTATGGCTCTGGACCAAGGAGGTGGACCATGTGGATCCCGATTCGGGCTCCGACAACCTCTCGTCGGCCTCGTACCGCAACATTGGTTTTAACCTAAAGCTATCATTCTAA
- a CDS encoding alkaline phosphatase family protein translates to MKNKLKTTIGALLLLAFTVIAPMHAQNKVLIVGIDGCRPDALTAAQTPNIDKLIKKGAWTMSAQTATISNSGPCWTSMLTGVWFDKHKVTTNGYKNPNLAEYPHFFHRVKEQKPNLKTYSVVNWQPIHKILQEGDADIYNDLSNDENVTRRVVELLRDDNPDAVFVQLDEVDGAGHSHDYGPTIEKYLAAIEKADGEVGAMIAAIKDRETYRKENWLILVTTDHGGSNYGHGRDIPEHTTIFYIAQGKRVKKGKIKHPVNVTDIAVTAMQHLGIDMNNEWNLDGKVSGMKK, encoded by the coding sequence ATGAAAAACAAATTAAAAACAACCATTGGAGCTTTGCTCTTGCTTGCATTTACAGTAATTGCACCCATGCATGCACAAAACAAGGTGCTTATTGTCGGTATTGACGGTTGCAGACCCGATGCCCTTACCGCAGCCCAAACGCCCAACATAGACAAGCTCATAAAAAAAGGCGCCTGGACAATGAGCGCACAAACGGCTACCATCAGCAATAGCGGCCCCTGTTGGACCAGTATGCTTACTGGTGTGTGGTTCGATAAGCACAAGGTAACGACCAACGGATACAAAAATCCGAACTTGGCTGAATACCCCCATTTTTTCCATCGGGTAAAAGAACAAAAGCCCAATCTGAAAACTTATTCGGTGGTCAACTGGCAACCCATACATAAAATACTGCAAGAGGGCGATGCCGATATTTATAATGATTTGAGCAACGATGAAAACGTGACCCGTCGCGTGGTGGAATTGCTACGCGATGATAATCCTGATGCAGTATTCGTTCAGTTAGACGAAGTAGATGGTGCAGGGCACAGCCACGATTACGGTCCAACTATCGAAAAATACCTGGCAGCTATCGAAAAAGCGGACGGCGAGGTAGGTGCGATGATAGCGGCCATCAAAGATCGGGAGACCTATCGCAAAGAAAACTGGTTGATATTGGTTACCACCGATCACGGAGGAAGTAATTACGGCCACGGCAGAGACATCCCAGAACACACCACCATTTTTTATATTGCCCAGGGCAAACGTGTTAAAAAGGGAAAAATCAAACATCCCGTAAACGTAACCGACATTGCGGTAACCGCCATGCAACATCTCGGCATCGATATGAATAACGAATGGAACCTCGACGGAAAAGTTTCAGGGATGAAAAAATAA
- a CDS encoding RNA polymerase sigma-70 factor — MKTNVEQAIVGLKAGNPISFNLLFTEYYRRLHFFALQYVQHSDVSDNLVQDTYLALWKNRKNIKANHEAALLSWLYTVLKNNCCHYLKQKKARHEFSAKLLQEQGELDIAGLEQLDTSEQVLHEINAIVEDTLEKLSPQCRRVFEMSRFDGLKNKEIAAELSITTKAVERNMTRALKVFRISLREYLPAALLFWVG; from the coding sequence TTGAAAACCAATGTTGAGCAAGCAATTGTAGGTCTCAAAGCTGGAAATCCAATTAGCTTTAATCTTCTTTTTACGGAGTATTACAGGCGATTGCATTTTTTTGCCCTCCAGTATGTTCAACATTCCGATGTCTCGGATAATTTGGTGCAGGATACTTACCTTGCCCTTTGGAAAAATCGAAAAAACATAAAGGCAAACCATGAGGCGGCATTGTTATCGTGGTTATATACGGTGCTTAAAAACAATTGCTGCCACTATCTTAAGCAGAAGAAAGCAAGGCACGAATTTTCTGCTAAGTTATTGCAGGAGCAGGGCGAACTCGATATAGCCGGGCTGGAACAACTGGATACCTCCGAACAGGTTTTACATGAAATCAATGCCATTGTGGAGGATACACTTGAAAAGCTCAGCCCGCAGTGCCGTCGCGTGTTCGAGATGAGCCGGTTCGATGGCCTTAAAAATAAAGAAATAGCCGCTGAGCTCAGTATCACCACAAAAGCTGTGGAACGAAATATGACCCGTGCTTTAAAGGTATTCCGTATTTCACTCCGGGAATACCTACCAGCAGCCCTGCTTTTTTGGGTTGGGTAA
- a CDS encoding right-handed parallel beta-helix repeat-containing protein — MNSPPFFRVISLLILVSFSMMACTGPSEIFVSPSGSDQDKGTRKAPFLTAKKALEQVRAVKSNNPDKYFVINFREGIYPIDASLQLDAAMSGLVLQAYKDEKVIFSGGVAIPPELITQTTSVETIDTPQGTVYEVDLKKAGISDFGVLRNVGFSRPYGPAWGEIFVNGNPMHLSRWPNQSMVPMGKVLDAGSVPRYDDFTDKGGVIQYDSLRVDRWADETDPWMAGYFHAGFADDMVKIKTIDSSKKTITTASATLYGYAGGKPWQNWYGVNLLAELDVSGEYYIDREKGKLWFISPEEKVNTLEFSVLESPFVTMNDASNIQIKGITFEASRGMGISLVNCEGVRIEACQFTNLGSLGIAVGMGIEPFKEYRHEGIGQPKEHLVGSLQQHLYSHTIFNRMGGKNNTIIHCEFYNLGAGGVSLGGGNRLTLESGNNKVENCRFHRINRIEQTYRPAVHLTGVGNIIRHCEMYNLPSMAILMHGNNHLIEYNYIHDVCLDAEDMGAFYYGRNPAERGTVLRYNYFANIPDQFNTSAVYHDDAACGLTVTGNIFNRAGKLVSLIGGGSDNIYTNNIFNGGKVGMRTGNRLQTWAKWLMDDGGLFQKRMEEVNYQQAPYSEQYPGIENYFDKAHVPTGNLVSGNLFADMDQVSVGDEAWLGWQADNKIVDKGIRIDVTEAGRISLADSAFVFEQIPVLKNIPFQKIGMYDRDDGQR, encoded by the coding sequence ATGAACTCACCCCCCTTCTTTCGCGTGATCAGCTTATTAATTCTGGTCTCATTTTCAATGATGGCCTGCACCGGGCCGTCCGAAATTTTCGTGAGCCCTTCGGGCAGCGACCAAGACAAAGGAACGCGCAAGGCCCCTTTCCTCACAGCAAAAAAGGCATTGGAACAGGTCAGGGCGGTAAAATCAAATAATCCCGACAAATACTTTGTCATCAACTTCAGGGAAGGTATCTATCCTATAGATGCCTCCTTGCAGTTGGACGCTGCTATGTCCGGGTTGGTGTTGCAGGCCTACAAGGATGAAAAAGTGATTTTTTCGGGTGGCGTTGCCATACCTCCGGAATTAATTACACAAACCACATCCGTAGAAACCATCGACACACCGCAAGGTACCGTGTATGAAGTGGACCTAAAAAAGGCCGGGATAAGCGATTTTGGAGTGCTTCGCAATGTGGGTTTCTCCCGTCCCTACGGTCCGGCCTGGGGCGAGATATTCGTGAACGGCAACCCGATGCACCTGTCGCGCTGGCCCAACCAGAGCATGGTGCCCATGGGTAAAGTACTGGATGCAGGCAGCGTACCGCGCTACGACGATTTTACCGATAAGGGTGGCGTTATTCAATACGACTCCTTGCGTGTAGATAGATGGGCAGATGAAACAGACCCTTGGATGGCGGGCTATTTCCATGCCGGCTTTGCCGACGACATGGTAAAGATAAAAACCATTGACAGTTCCAAAAAAACCATTACCACAGCCAGTGCCACCCTTTATGGCTATGCGGGTGGAAAGCCCTGGCAAAACTGGTATGGCGTTAACCTGCTGGCCGAATTGGATGTGTCTGGCGAATATTATATCGACCGCGAAAAGGGTAAGCTTTGGTTTATTTCGCCGGAAGAAAAGGTGAACACCCTGGAGTTCTCCGTATTGGAATCGCCATTTGTTACCATGAACGATGCCAGCAACATTCAGATCAAAGGAATTACTTTTGAAGCCTCCCGCGGCATGGGTATCTCACTGGTCAATTGTGAAGGGGTTCGTATCGAGGCTTGTCAGTTCACCAACCTGGGGAGTCTGGGTATCGCCGTAGGCATGGGCATCGAACCGTTCAAGGAATACCGCCATGAGGGTATCGGCCAGCCGAAAGAACATCTGGTGGGGAGCCTTCAGCAGCATCTGTATTCCCACACCATCTTTAACCGCATGGGGGGTAAGAACAATACCATCATCCATTGTGAGTTTTACAACCTGGGTGCCGGCGGTGTTTCTTTGGGCGGTGGCAATCGGCTCACCTTGGAGTCCGGCAATAATAAGGTCGAAAACTGCCGCTTTCACCGCATCAACCGTATCGAACAAACCTACCGGCCCGCGGTACATCTTACCGGAGTGGGCAATATCATCCGCCATTGCGAAATGTATAACCTGCCCAGCATGGCTATTTTAATGCACGGCAACAACCATCTAATCGAGTACAACTACATCCACGACGTTTGCCTCGATGCCGAAGACATGGGCGCCTTTTATTATGGCCGTAACCCGGCGGAAAGGGGCACGGTGCTGCGTTATAACTATTTTGCGAATATTCCTGACCAGTTCAATACCAGTGCGGTATATCATGACGATGCCGCCTGCGGTTTGACCGTTACGGGAAATATATTTAACCGGGCAGGGAAGCTGGTGTCGCTGATTGGCGGAGGCTCGGATAATATTTATACCAACAATATTTTTAACGGCGGTAAGGTGGGTATGCGCACCGGTAACCGCTTGCAGACCTGGGCCAAATGGCTGATGGACGATGGCGGGCTGTTCCAAAAACGGATGGAGGAAGTGAACTACCAACAAGCCCCTTACAGCGAGCAATATCCCGGGATTGAAAATTATTTCGATAAAGCGCACGTCCCCACCGGAAATCTCGTGTCGGGCAATTTGTTTGCCGATATGGATCAGGTTTCTGTAGGCGACGAAGCCTGGCTGGGCTGGCAAGCCGATAATAAGATTGTCGATAAAGGCATCCGGATAGATGTTACGGAGGCAGGGCGCATTTCATTGGCCGACAGTGCCTTTGTTTTTGAGCAAATACCCGTGCTGAAAAATATTCCTTTCCAAAAAATAGGAATGTACGATAGGGATGATGGGCAGCGGTGA